A stretch of Deinococcus radiopugnans ATCC 19172 DNA encodes these proteins:
- a CDS encoding ABC transporter substrate-binding protein: MKTRLLLTALLAGSSLALAEIRVGVIVSGTGPAASLGIPERNTVALLPQTIAGQKIVYTILDDASDTTAAVTSARKLIQDNKVDIIVGTTTTPASLAMIDVVSEAKVPMISLAASEAIIKPVDAKRQWVFKTPQTDAIMAAAIVQHMQQNKIKTVGYIGFNDAYGEGWLAELKKYAAQRGIKVVAEERYGRSDTSVTGQVLKVLAAKPDAVLVGASGVPAVLPQKTLKDRGYAGKIYQTHGVANADFLRVGGKDVEGAILPAGPVLVADQLPDTNPNKKVGLNYVTLYEAKYGKDSVSTFGAHLWDAGLLMQKAIPVALKKAKPGTAEFRSALRDALEGSRNVIGAHGIFNLSPTDHLGLDARSRVMVQVVDNTWKLLK; encoded by the coding sequence ATGAAAACCCGTTTACTGCTGACCGCCCTGCTCGCCGGCTCCTCGCTGGCCCTCGCTGAAATCCGCGTCGGTGTGATTGTCTCCGGCACCGGTCCCGCCGCCAGCCTGGGCATTCCGGAGCGCAACACGGTGGCCCTGCTGCCGCAGACCATCGCCGGCCAGAAGATTGTGTACACCATTCTGGACGACGCCAGCGACACCACCGCCGCCGTGACCAGCGCCCGCAAGCTGATTCAGGACAACAAGGTGGACATCATCGTGGGCACCACCACCACGCCCGCCTCGCTGGCCATGATCGACGTGGTCTCGGAGGCCAAAGTGCCGATGATCAGCCTGGCCGCCTCCGAAGCCATCATCAAGCCGGTGGACGCCAAGCGGCAGTGGGTGTTCAAGACGCCGCAGACCGACGCGATCATGGCGGCGGCCATCGTGCAGCACATGCAGCAGAACAAGATCAAGACGGTGGGCTACATCGGCTTCAACGACGCCTACGGCGAGGGCTGGTTGGCCGAGCTGAAGAAGTACGCGGCCCAGCGCGGCATCAAGGTGGTGGCCGAGGAGCGGTACGGGCGCAGCGACACCAGCGTGACCGGGCAGGTCCTGAAGGTGCTGGCCGCCAAGCCCGACGCCGTGCTGGTTGGAGCCTCCGGCGTGCCGGCCGTGCTGCCGCAGAAGACCCTCAAGGACCGTGGCTACGCAGGCAAGATCTACCAGACCCACGGCGTCGCCAACGCCGACTTCCTGCGGGTGGGAGGCAAGGACGTGGAGGGCGCGATCCTGCCTGCGGGTCCGGTGCTGGTGGCCGATCAGCTGCCCGACACCAACCCCAACAAGAAAGTGGGCCTGAATTACGTCACGCTGTACGAGGCCAAGTACGGCAAGGACAGCGTCTCGACCTTCGGGGCGCACCTGTGGGACGCGGGCCTGCTGATGCAGAAGGCCATTCCCGTGGCCCTCAAAAAGGCAAAGCCTGGCACCGCCGAGTTCCGCAGCGCCCTGCGTGACGCCCTGGAAGGCTCGCGCAACGTGATCGGCGCGCACGGCATCTTCAACCTGTCGCCCACGGACCACCTGGGACTGGACGCCCGCAGCCGCGTGATGGTGCAGGTTGTGGACAACACCTGGAAGCTGCTCAAGTAA
- a CDS encoding ATP-binding protein, with protein MTGAPGADPSQRQPPLDALAQLTTRLAQVTERSAQLDIVAGVLRQLLGDVTVTFLSLQGGCWHPEPWPAAAPGSGAGSPLAADTPALRQVFEGQQPVFFGPDQPQAELNALGLAGGGALYPYVQDEQPCGLLSVSLWAGRGWNAEQRALFRTVGGALELALSRCAARGHHETLLQRLEEQAAALEVLTVFTERAAAEADVAALSREAYAVMDAHFAEHSSAYYEIRDGRWKALTWTTDMTAEQIALIQAGLPLDVPSFARALQTRQPVFIDGWDAAREQVRHTEVFGPVCIYPLVTGQEVRGIFTVGLRVGEQWQDRDRGLMRALGRSLNLALGRGEGARQQAEQNAELLARTRALEAFETLSQELDGDPHRLIQRALEIILAQLPPGFALYYELEDAERGGVFRPRVQVGSLGNDDLQRAVDAGLPYHSTHNLRRPLETGQPYYQHHYRLDTDQLGDLVRHVGATATLPILVGQQVRGVMALALFIEHKTWTATERTLLETMARSLGLALDRAEQTRQLQEERAALAAFTALTELVGSETDVLALIRQAAAVLAEAHDVDVTYSEREGEVFRIRVWPADFPGDLLAEALAGYRPTDPGFEEAQRTRQSVFLEAIDGQLDGRPGVALYHAVAFQPFFQGETMTGMLIMASRRQTHWLERERAVFLAVGRSLNLALERAEGVRRLARSNAELQVAVDELEAFAYSVSHDLRTPVRHIKGFNALLRSRLPETQDPKTGHYLKVIDDAASRMNTLIDAMLDLSRTTRQPLRVEEVDLAELVTSVQAELTPEHEERTAQWQLGPLPTVSGDRHLLRQVVINLLANALKYSRPSALPRIEIWAEEHAGEWVILVRDNGVGFDPRYAGRLFGVFQRLHHENEFEGTGVGLANVRRIVSRHGGRVDAQSPGIGHGATFSFTLPRGR; from the coding sequence ATGACCGGCGCGCCCGGCGCGGATCCCTCGCAGCGTCAGCCGCCGCTGGACGCGCTGGCGCAGCTGACCACGCGGCTGGCACAGGTCACCGAGCGCTCAGCGCAGCTGGACATCGTGGCGGGGGTATTGAGACAGCTGCTGGGCGACGTGACGGTCACCTTCCTGTCGCTGCAGGGGGGCTGCTGGCACCCGGAACCCTGGCCTGCGGCGGCGCCGGGATCAGGGGCAGGCAGCCCGCTGGCCGCAGACACGCCCGCGCTCAGGCAGGTTTTCGAGGGTCAGCAGCCGGTCTTCTTCGGCCCGGACCAGCCGCAAGCTGAGCTGAACGCGCTGGGGCTGGCCGGTGGCGGCGCGCTGTATCCCTACGTTCAGGACGAACAACCCTGTGGCCTGCTGAGCGTCTCACTGTGGGCCGGACGCGGCTGGAACGCAGAGCAGCGCGCCCTCTTCCGCACCGTCGGGGGGGCGCTGGAGCTGGCGCTGAGCCGCTGCGCCGCACGCGGCCACCACGAGACGCTGCTCCAGCGTCTGGAAGAGCAGGCGGCGGCCCTGGAGGTCCTGACCGTGTTTACCGAGCGCGCCGCCGCCGAGGCCGACGTGGCGGCCCTCAGCCGCGAGGCCTACGCGGTGATGGACGCGCATTTTGCCGAGCACAGCAGTGCGTATTACGAGATCCGGGACGGGCGGTGGAAGGCGCTGACCTGGACCACGGACATGACCGCCGAGCAGATTGCCCTGATCCAGGCGGGACTGCCGCTGGACGTGCCCTCCTTCGCTCGGGCACTCCAGACCCGGCAGCCGGTGTTTATCGATGGCTGGGACGCGGCACGCGAACAGGTCCGGCACACCGAGGTCTTCGGGCCGGTGTGCATCTATCCCCTGGTGACCGGTCAGGAGGTGCGCGGCATCTTCACGGTGGGCCTGCGGGTGGGCGAGCAGTGGCAGGACCGGGACCGGGGGTTGATGCGGGCGCTGGGGCGCAGCCTGAACCTGGCGCTCGGGCGCGGCGAGGGGGCGCGCCAGCAGGCCGAGCAGAACGCCGAACTGCTGGCCCGGACGCGGGCGCTGGAGGCCTTCGAGACGCTGTCGCAGGAGCTGGACGGTGATCCCCACCGGCTGATTCAACGGGCGCTGGAAATCATCCTGGCCCAGCTGCCGCCGGGCTTCGCGCTGTACTACGAACTGGAGGATGCCGAACGCGGCGGCGTGTTCCGTCCCCGGGTGCAGGTCGGCTCGCTGGGCAACGACGACCTGCAGCGCGCCGTGGACGCGGGCCTGCCGTACCACTCGACCCACAACCTGCGCCGCCCGCTGGAGACCGGACAGCCGTATTACCAGCACCATTACCGGCTCGACACGGATCAGCTGGGTGACTTGGTGCGGCATGTGGGGGCCACGGCCACCCTGCCCATCCTGGTGGGCCAGCAGGTGCGCGGGGTGATGGCCCTGGCGCTGTTCATCGAGCACAAGACCTGGACGGCCACCGAACGCACCCTGCTCGAGACCATGGCGCGCAGCCTGGGGCTGGCCCTGGACCGCGCCGAGCAGACCCGGCAATTGCAGGAGGAACGCGCCGCGCTGGCGGCCTTCACGGCGCTGACCGAGCTGGTGGGCAGCGAGACCGACGTGCTGGCCCTGATCCGGCAGGCGGCGGCGGTCCTGGCCGAGGCCCACGACGTGGACGTGACGTACTCTGAACGCGAGGGCGAGGTGTTCCGGATCCGGGTCTGGCCCGCCGATTTTCCTGGAGACCTGCTGGCCGAGGCGCTGGCGGGCTACCGGCCCACCGATCCAGGGTTCGAGGAGGCGCAGCGCACCCGTCAGAGCGTCTTTCTCGAAGCCATCGACGGGCAGCTCGACGGGCGGCCCGGCGTCGCCCTGTACCATGCCGTGGCCTTTCAGCCGTTCTTTCAGGGCGAGACCATGACCGGCATGCTGATCATGGCGTCCCGCCGTCAGACCCACTGGCTGGAGCGGGAGCGGGCCGTGTTCCTGGCGGTGGGCCGCAGCCTGAATCTGGCGCTGGAACGGGCGGAGGGGGTCCGCCGGCTGGCCCGCAGCAACGCCGAGTTGCAGGTGGCGGTGGACGAGCTCGAGGCCTTCGCCTACAGCGTGTCCCACGATCTGCGGACGCCGGTGCGTCACATCAAGGGCTTTAACGCCCTGCTGCGCTCACGGCTGCCGGAGACACAGGACCCCAAAACCGGCCACTACCTGAAGGTCATCGACGACGCGGCCAGCCGCATGAACACCCTGATCGACGCCATGCTGGACCTGTCGCGCACCACCCGCCAGCCTCTGCGCGTGGAGGAGGTTGATCTGGCCGAACTGGTGACCTCGGTGCAGGCCGAACTGACCCCCGAGCATGAGGAGCGGACCGCGCAGTGGCAGCTGGGACCGCTGCCGACGGTCAGTGGTGACCGCCATCTGCTGCGCCAGGTCGTGATCAACCTGCTGGCCAACGCCCTGAAGTACTCCAGACCAAGTGCGCTGCCGCGGATCGAGATCTGGGCCGAGGAACACGCCGGCGAGTGGGTCATTCTGGTCCGCGACAACGGGGTGGGCTTCGATCCCCGCTACGCCGGCCGCCTGTTCGGGGTCTTCCAGCGCCTGCATCACGAGAACGAATTCGAGGGCACCGGCGTGGGCCTCGCCAACGTGCGGCGCATCGTGTCGCGGCACGGGGGCCGGGTGGACGCCCAGAGCCCAGGCATCGGTCACGGGGCGACCTTCAGTTTCACCCTGCCCCGGGGGCGGTGA
- a CDS encoding flavin-containing monooxygenase, with translation MHGPLLDAVVIGAGTAGLAAAYWLQRRGLTFTVLEAGDTASGSWPAYYDSLTLFTPARHSALPGLPFGGDPEHYPSRGEMIAYLQTYAAHFGFPVRRGAEVVALRHEDSVFRVQAREGRAWTARAVVCATGTFRQPHWPELPGASRFRGQVLHSSQYRRPGPFSGQRVLVVGAGNSAAQIAAELGRVARVTLTSRRPPRLVPQRPLGHDLTDWLDWTGVECLPLGALGRVPDVQPVIAVPGLRAALQGGNPDLRPLFGTFTPAGVRWPDGQEEAVDSVIYATGYRWNGGYLPRAALNPRGEPRQRLGVSTALAGLFLVGLPGQRTAASGTIRSAGPDAEFVVARLSRFLETSLV, from the coding sequence ATGCACGGCCCTCTTCTGGACGCCGTGGTCATCGGGGCCGGAACAGCGGGGCTGGCCGCCGCCTACTGGTTGCAGCGGCGCGGGCTGACGTTCACGGTGCTGGAGGCGGGTGACACCGCCAGCGGCTCGTGGCCGGCGTATTACGACAGCCTCACCCTGTTCACGCCCGCCCGCCACTCCGCGCTGCCCGGACTGCCGTTTGGCGGCGATCCAGAGCACTACCCCTCTCGCGGAGAGATGATCGCCTACCTGCAAACCTACGCCGCCCACTTTGGTTTTCCGGTGCGGCGTGGGGCTGAGGTGGTGGCGCTGAGGCACGAAGACAGCGTGTTCCGGGTACAGGCCAGGGAGGGCCGGGCCTGGACGGCGCGGGCGGTGGTGTGTGCCACCGGCACCTTCCGGCAGCCCCACTGGCCTGAGCTGCCGGGGGCGAGCCGGTTTAGAGGCCAGGTCCTGCACTCCTCGCAGTACCGCCGCCCCGGCCCCTTCAGCGGGCAGCGCGTGCTGGTCGTCGGGGCCGGCAATTCCGCCGCCCAGATCGCCGCCGAACTGGGCCGGGTGGCGCGCGTGACGCTGACCTCGCGCCGTCCGCCACGGCTGGTTCCGCAGCGCCCGCTGGGCCATGACCTGACCGACTGGCTGGACTGGACCGGGGTGGAGTGTCTCCCGCTCGGCGCCCTGGGCCGCGTGCCAGACGTGCAGCCCGTCATCGCGGTGCCAGGGCTGCGGGCGGCGCTGCAGGGCGGCAATCCAGACCTGCGCCCGCTGTTCGGAACCTTTACGCCTGCGGGTGTCCGCTGGCCGGATGGGCAGGAGGAAGCCGTGGACAGCGTGATCTACGCCACCGGTTACCGCTGGAACGGAGGGTATCTGCCGCGTGCGGCCCTGAATCCGCGCGGCGAACCGCGGCAACGCCTGGGGGTCAGCACGGCCCTTGCGGGCCTCTTTCTGGTGGGCCTGCCGGGGCAGCGGACCGCCGCGTCCGGTACCATTCGCTCAGCCGGGCCGGACGCCGAATTCGTCGTGGCACGGCTGAGCCGATTTCTGGAGACCTCCCTTGTCTAA
- a CDS encoding dihydrolipoyl dehydrogenase family protein, translating to MTIPPASSPAPPDPQRYGWAIPPETGHTPLKADVAVIGAGSAGLTAALLAATNGQRVVLIERERTGGECTFTGCIPSKTLLALARQVHAARQSAALGLSVSGEPDWTTIRAELHRVIDRFRDVDSPESIEARGVQVIGGQAAFVSPHVLEVTRGGQTRTVMAERFVLATGAGATVPDIEGLRDLPFLTHETVFDVPERPAHLLVLGGGPVGCELAQAFARLGSRVTLLHSGERLIDRDEPEASAALLRALRADGVTVHLKADTVQAARTETGVRLLLSGGQTVDGSQLLVAVGKAPRVEGLGLEVIGAEFNRQGLKVRSNMQSVTCPYLWGAGDVVGGPMFTHGATERGTLAGLGTLAWWGQGVAALRAPAARVEDIPWVTYTDPEIAHWGLTEAQATQQYGARVTVVEYDFARLDRARTEQQPGFVKLVALQGWFGSPLGLRVVGAQVVGPRAGELIQTLSLSPRLHIHPVRLALLPVSYPTFSEAVRQSYLGLLADNPAFGRRRPGRAAGQAQPSEHPRGAATATSS from the coding sequence ATGACCATTCCACCCGCATCGTCCCCGGCCCCGCCGGACCCCCAGCGCTACGGCTGGGCCATTCCTCCCGAGACGGGCCACACGCCCCTGAAAGCCGATGTGGCGGTCATCGGCGCCGGGTCCGCCGGCCTGACCGCCGCGCTGCTGGCCGCCACCAACGGTCAGCGCGTCGTGCTGATCGAGCGCGAGCGGACGGGCGGGGAGTGCACCTTCACCGGCTGCATTCCCTCCAAGACGCTGCTGGCGCTGGCCCGGCAGGTTCACGCGGCCCGGCAGAGCGCGGCGCTGGGCCTGAGCGTCAGCGGCGAGCCGGACTGGACCACCATCCGGGCCGAGCTGCACCGGGTCATCGACCGCTTCAGGGACGTGGACTCGCCGGAGTCCATCGAGGCGCGCGGCGTGCAGGTCATCGGCGGTCAGGCCGCGTTCGTGTCGCCGCATGTGCTGGAAGTCACGCGCGGCGGCCAGACCCGCACCGTCATGGCCGAGCGGTTCGTGCTGGCGACAGGCGCCGGGGCCACCGTCCCGGACATCGAAGGCCTGCGGGACCTTCCTTTCCTGACCCACGAGACGGTCTTCGACGTGCCGGAGCGCCCCGCGCATCTGCTGGTGCTGGGCGGCGGCCCGGTGGGCTGCGAGCTGGCCCAGGCCTTCGCCCGGCTGGGCAGCCGGGTCACGCTGCTGCATTCCGGAGAGCGCCTGATCGACCGGGACGAGCCGGAAGCCTCGGCGGCGCTGCTGCGGGCGCTGCGGGCTGACGGCGTGACCGTTCACCTGAAGGCCGACACGGTCCAGGCTGCGCGCACGGAAACCGGGGTCCGGCTGCTGCTCAGCGGCGGTCAGACGGTGGACGGCTCACAGCTGCTGGTGGCCGTGGGCAAGGCGCCGCGCGTGGAGGGTTTGGGGCTGGAGGTGATTGGGGCCGAGTTCAACCGCCAGGGCCTGAAGGTCCGGTCCAACATGCAGTCCGTCACCTGCCCTTACCTGTGGGGCGCGGGCGACGTGGTGGGCGGGCCGATGTTCACGCACGGGGCAACCGAGCGCGGCACGCTGGCCGGGCTGGGCACCCTGGCGTGGTGGGGTCAGGGGGTCGCGGCCCTGCGCGCGCCCGCCGCCCGGGTAGAGGACATTCCCTGGGTGACCTACACCGACCCCGAGATCGCCCACTGGGGCCTGACCGAGGCGCAGGCGACGCAGCAGTACGGCGCGCGCGTGACGGTGGTGGAGTACGATTTTGCCCGCCTGGACCGCGCCCGCACCGAGCAGCAGCCGGGCTTTGTCAAACTCGTCGCCTTGCAGGGGTGGTTCGGCTCCCCGCTGGGCCTGCGGGTGGTGGGCGCCCAGGTGGTGGGTCCACGTGCCGGCGAACTGATCCAGACCCTCAGCCTCTCGCCGCGCCTGCACATTCATCCGGTCAGGCTGGCGTTGCTGCCGGTCTCCTACCCCACCTTCAGCGAGGCCGTGCGGCAGAGTTATCTTGGGTTGCTGGCGGACAATCCGGCATTCGGCAGGCGCCGCCCCGGACGGGCTGCGGGGCAGGCCCAGCCTTCCGAACACCCGCGCGGTGCCGCAACCGCCACGTCCAGCTGA
- a CDS encoding alpha/beta hydrolase, with amino-acid sequence MPFPDLFDAATNDAYMPSRRVPDADALVAAWARNSAAVREACAPQQLAYGAGEHERLDVFSPEGAVRATLLFIHGGYWQAFYKDTFSYLAPPLLGAGLRVAIISYDLTPAVTLSRIVDQARRATAFVAAQFAGPLVVAGHSAGGHLAAMIHATDWAAEGLPGVTLAGGVGISGLYDLGPLRRTELQPALQLSEKEARALSPAFLHPTSAAPFIAAVGADESAAFLGQSLALAQAWPGVVGGVRQLPGRHHFDAPDELPRLALELLGQNGGTPDP; translated from the coding sequence ATGCCCTTCCCCGACCTCTTCGACGCGGCCACCAACGACGCCTATATGCCCAGCCGCCGCGTGCCGGACGCCGACGCCCTCGTCGCGGCCTGGGCGCGGAACAGCGCCGCCGTGCGCGAGGCGTGCGCGCCCCAGCAACTGGCCTACGGTGCGGGCGAACACGAGCGGCTGGACGTGTTCAGCCCTGAAGGCGCGGTGCGGGCCACCTTGCTGTTCATTCACGGCGGCTACTGGCAGGCGTTCTACAAAGACACCTTCTCGTACCTGGCCCCGCCGCTGCTGGGGGCTGGTCTGCGCGTGGCGATCATCAGCTACGACCTGACCCCGGCGGTGACGCTCTCACGCATCGTGGATCAGGCCCGCCGCGCCACGGCGTTTGTCGCCGCACAGTTTGCGGGGCCGCTGGTGGTGGCCGGACATTCCGCCGGGGGCCACCTGGCCGCCATGATCCACGCCACCGACTGGGCCGCCGAGGGCCTGCCCGGGGTCACGCTGGCGGGGGGCGTCGGCATCAGCGGCCTGTACGATCTGGGGCCGCTGCGCCGCACCGAGTTGCAGCCGGCCCTGCAGCTCTCGGAGAAGGAGGCGCGTGCCCTGAGCCCCGCGTTCCTGCATCCCACCAGCGCCGCACCGTTTATCGCGGCGGTGGGGGCAGACGAATCGGCAGCCTTTCTGGGACAGTCGCTGGCCCTGGCCCAGGCCTGGCCCGGCGTGGTGGGGGGCGTCCGGCAGCTGCCGGGCCGTCATCATTTCGATGCGCCGGACGAGTTGCCCCGACTGGCCCTGGAGCTGCTGGGCCAGAACGGAGGCACGCCAGACCCCTGA
- a CDS encoding efflux RND transporter permease subunit produces MSTHESGELNAPRGTLPDGTPEPVINPFVRFSVRNYVFSIGIFVLVALLGLVSVFRLGVELLPNFEVPVLAVSTAYPGANPDQVDREVSRKIEDAVSTLAGVVDINTTSVSNQSAVIITFSDETDIDSAANSVSQAVAAIRGALPGSAEAPVVQKFDPNATPILSLALLGGSARPDDVTAYAEDTLVPRLERVEGVADVNLSGGPERKIQVLLDPARLQSYNLSPARVTGAINGSALDLPAGTLTQGGSTTGFSTRNTPRSAADVGRIIVDPASGLRVNDVASVRDGSASATSFARVNGQPAVLLSVRKASGTNSVAVTDNVLAAMKEQRLPDGYSLKLASDTTRETRATVSDTFKEFLIAVGAVGVICLLFLGRLNTVFAVILAIPISISAAPLLFGVLGFTFNIISLLAIIVAIGIVVDDSIVVAENVQRYRDMGYSPVRSVLLGASEVFSAVTAASFSLLAVLIPLSFFPGILGQFFSQFGLGIAAAITLSWLESLLFLTVRMTYTTETRPVAWRDLPGIFARLPELFRRSLVGVRTLPGLLALALGGALAAVALSRTGLPLPVTLALSVVLAPVFLTLLRYVLTVLYAVLEALTGTLHGVTINAVMRTARAYARSLGAALQRPWLVMLAALAFMGSVALIAPRLGFAFVPQTDSGILNVDLKLPVGTDLATTNALTRQIENTLLARDEVRLVQTSVGTGSLVGGNSANTSSLTLTLVPKEERPGIDALSAGYRKQLAPLVANRPGAELTVASQQAGPGGSADMTLALTAPSQALLLDRNRELVRLLRQDPNIRTVGSSLSATTQERTFVPDATRLSGTGLSASDVAQALRTYNDGAVAGSVRDGDQSVDIVVRLDPALIRDEQSLLSQTVYSPALNANLPLSGLGTFQVGQAPATLSRLNKAYTATLDINLIQGGPNPFAYQAELEKRVADAGLLSDGVTLGNASAFGSAGLTQDLVFFGPIIMIASVLLTYLVLGSQFNSFRYPIYLLLPVPLAVVGALWTLGLFGVNLDVITVLGMVILLGLSTKNSILYLEFVTERARSLPLREALIEAAELRFRPILMTTLTVLVISIPLILGQGDGAEFRRGLGIVILGGVVTSTLLTFYVVPTVFWQFERRRVRPDATAAVSGTLAHGD; encoded by the coding sequence ATGAGCACCCACGAATCCGGCGAGCTGAACGCCCCGCGCGGCACGCTGCCCGACGGCACGCCCGAGCCGGTGATCAATCCCTTCGTGCGCTTCAGCGTGCGCAACTACGTCTTTTCCATCGGCATCTTCGTGCTGGTGGCGCTGCTGGGGCTGGTGTCGGTGTTCCGGCTGGGCGTGGAACTGCTGCCCAATTTCGAGGTGCCGGTGCTGGCCGTCAGCACGGCCTACCCCGGCGCGAACCCCGATCAGGTCGACCGTGAAGTCAGCCGCAAGATTGAGGACGCGGTCAGCACCCTGGCAGGCGTGGTGGACATCAACACCACCTCGGTCAGCAACCAGTCGGCGGTGATCATCACCTTCTCGGACGAGACCGACATCGACTCGGCGGCCAACAGCGTGTCGCAGGCGGTGGCCGCCATCCGCGGCGCCCTGCCCGGCAGCGCCGAGGCGCCGGTGGTGCAGAAGTTCGATCCCAACGCCACCCCGATCCTGTCGCTGGCCCTGCTGGGCGGCAGCGCCCGGCCCGACGACGTGACCGCCTACGCCGAGGACACCCTGGTTCCGCGGCTGGAGCGCGTCGAGGGCGTGGCCGACGTGAATCTGTCGGGCGGGCCAGAGCGCAAGATCCAGGTGCTGCTCGATCCGGCCCGGCTGCAGAGCTACAACCTGAGCCCCGCGCGCGTCACCGGGGCCATCAATGGCTCCGCGCTGGACCTGCCGGCCGGCACGCTGACGCAGGGCGGCAGCACCACCGGCTTCAGCACCCGCAACACGCCGCGCAGCGCCGCCGACGTGGGCCGCATCATCGTCGATCCGGCCAGCGGCCTGCGCGTCAACGACGTCGCCAGCGTGCGTGACGGCAGCGCGTCGGCCACCTCGTTCGCGCGGGTCAACGGTCAGCCGGCTGTACTGCTGTCGGTGCGCAAGGCCTCGGGCACCAACTCGGTGGCCGTGACCGACAATGTGCTGGCGGCCATGAAAGAACAGCGGCTGCCGGACGGCTACAGCCTCAAGCTGGCCAGCGACACCACCCGCGAGACGCGCGCCACCGTCTCGGACACCTTCAAGGAATTCCTGATCGCGGTGGGCGCGGTGGGCGTGATCTGCCTGCTGTTCCTGGGCCGCCTGAACACGGTCTTCGCGGTGATTCTCGCCATTCCCATCTCGATCAGCGCCGCGCCGCTGCTGTTCGGAGTGCTGGGCTTTACCTTCAACATCATCTCGCTGCTGGCGATCATCGTGGCCATCGGCATCGTGGTGGACGATTCCATCGTGGTGGCCGAGAATGTGCAGCGCTACCGCGACATGGGCTACAGCCCGGTGCGCAGCGTGCTGCTGGGGGCCAGCGAGGTCTTCTCGGCCGTGACCGCCGCGTCGTTCTCGCTCCTGGCCGTGCTGATCCCGCTGAGCTTTTTCCCCGGCATCCTGGGCCAGTTCTTCAGCCAGTTCGGGCTGGGCATCGCGGCGGCCATCACGCTGTCGTGGCTGGAGAGCCTGCTGTTCCTGACCGTCCGCATGACCTACACCACCGAGACCAGGCCGGTGGCGTGGCGCGATCTGCCGGGCATTTTCGCGCGCCTGCCGGAGCTGTTCCGCCGCTCGCTGGTGGGGGTCCGGACGCTGCCCGGCCTGCTGGCCCTGGCGCTGGGCGGCGCCCTGGCCGCGGTGGCCCTGTCGCGCACGGGCCTGCCGCTGCCCGTGACCCTGGCGCTGTCGGTGGTTCTGGCACCCGTCTTCCTGACCCTGCTGCGTTACGTTCTGACGGTGCTGTACGCCGTGCTGGAAGCACTGACCGGCACGCTGCACGGCGTCACCATCAATGCCGTGATGCGCACCGCCCGCGCCTACGCCCGCAGCCTGGGCGCGGCGCTGCAACGGCCCTGGCTCGTCATGCTGGCCGCCCTGGCCTTCATGGGCAGCGTCGCGCTGATCGCCCCCAGACTGGGCTTCGCCTTCGTGCCGCAGACCGACAGCGGCATCCTGAACGTGGACCTGAAACTGCCGGTGGGCACCGATCTGGCCACCACCAACGCCCTGACCCGCCAGATCGAGAACACGCTGCTGGCGCGCGACGAGGTCCGGCTGGTGCAGACCAGCGTGGGCACCGGCAGTCTGGTGGGCGGCAACAGCGCCAACACGTCCAGCCTGACGCTGACCCTGGTGCCCAAGGAGGAGCGGCCCGGCATCGACGCCCTGAGCGCCGGGTACCGCAAACAACTGGCGCCGCTGGTCGCCAACCGCCCCGGCGCCGAACTGACGGTGGCCTCCCAGCAGGCCGGTCCCGGCGGCAGCGCCGACATGACGCTGGCGCTGACCGCCCCCAGCCAGGCCCTGCTGCTGGACCGCAACCGCGAGCTGGTGCGCCTGCTGCGCCAGGACCCGAACATCCGGACCGTGGGGAGCAGCCTGAGCGCCACCACCCAGGAACGCACCTTCGTGCCCGACGCCACCCGCCTGTCCGGCACCGGCCTGAGCGCCAGCGACGTGGCCCAGGCGCTACGCACCTACAACGACGGCGCGGTGGCGGGCAGCGTGCGTGACGGCGATCAGAGCGTGGACATCGTGGTGAGGCTGGACCCTGCGCTGATCCGTGACGAGCAGAGCCTGCTGTCCCAGACGGTCTACTCGCCGGCGCTCAACGCCAACCTGCCGCTCAGCGGGCTGGGCACCTTCCAGGTGGGTCAGGCTCCGGCCACCCTGAGCCGGCTGAACAAGGCCTACACCGCCACGCTGGACATCAACCTGATCCAGGGCGGCCCCAACCCGTTCGCGTACCAGGCGGAACTCGAAAAGCGCGTGGCCGACGCCGGACTGCTCTCGGACGGCGTGACGCTGGGCAACGCCAGCGCGTTCGGCAGCGCGGGCCTGACCCAGGATCTGGTGTTTTTCGGGCCGATCATCATGATCGCCTCGGTGCTGCTGACCTATCTGGTGCTGGGCAGCCAGTTCAACTCGTTCCGCTACCCCATCTACCTGCTGCTGCCGGTGCCGCTGGCCGTGGTGGGCGCGCTGTGGACGCTGGGCCTGTTCGGGGTCAACCTGGACGTGATCACGGTGCTGGGCATGGTGATCCTGCTGGGCCTGTCCACCAAGAATTCCATCCTGTACCTGGAATTCGTCACCGAGCGCGCCCGCAGCCTGCCGCTGCGCGAGGCGCTGATCGAGGCCGCCGAACTGCGCTTTCGCCCCATCCTGATGACCACCCTGACCGTGCTGGTGATCAGCATCCCGCTGATTCTGGGCCAGGGCGACGGCGCGGAGTTCCGCCGCGGCCTGGGCATCGTGATTCTGGGCGGCGTGGTGACCAGCACGCTGCTGACCTTCTACGTGGTGCCCACCGTGTTCTGGCAGTTCGAGCGCCGCCGGGTCCGGCCGGACGCCACGGCGGCGGTGAGCGGCACGCTGGCGCACGGCGACTGA